The sequence CTCGGCCACTTGAGGCAGATGGGTGGTGGACGGTGGCGCGTACGCTAATGGCACACTAATACCGAGGGGTCATACTGATGTGACAAGTGACACACCGGTCACAAGGAAGGCCAGCTGGCCAGGGAGGCTTGTGTTGGCACCATTCCAAATCATCAGTGGAGTTCTAAAATAAAGGGAACACGAGAAGTGAGGGGTGCCGCTTGGCACTATCTGGCGCAGCCCTTGTGGCAGGGTTCAGTAAGGCAATTGGACATTTCTAGGGCACTTGTCACAGCTCATGCTAACGTTGTACCCACTGGTAAACGGGGCGCCAACTAAAGCCGCAGGGGGTCAAACGAAAACGAGAGGAGGGGAGGAGAAGAGAGCCAAGGGCACCCGGGAGGGCACAACTCGCTGGCGCCAGGCCCCGCCTCTCATTGCCTTCTCAACACTCGGGTGACTGCCAGCTCAGTGCTTGGTTTCGGTCAGGACGATATTGGCGGTGACAAACATCAAGCAGGACCCGGCCCAGACCAGCACGAACCAGACCCAGAAGACGTGGTGGAAGGGCGACCTGTGCTTGTTGTCCGCCGCGTCGCCGTACGTCAGTCCCACGTCTTTGCGACCAAAGTAGACCAGGCAGGCCGGGATGATGTACTGGATGCCCGTCCCAGCGAAGGCACCCGTGATGCCCACCAGAGTCTCCAGGTCGTGGGTGCAAAAGGCCACAATGATGGGAGGGACCAGGGTGATGAGCGGGAAGACCACCCTGTCGACAACCCAGGGGTAGGTGCCACCCCGGTGGAAGAGGGTCTTCCAGTTATTGCGCAGCGTCACGGCGATGATGGGGAAGTTGGTGCTGATGGTGAAGACCGGGAAGAGGCCCAGGAAGTAGCGCAGGAAGGCCACGCCGATGACGTCACAGCTGTCGGTGAAGTTGAGGGTGTACATGTCCTTGAGGACGCCGCTGTCGAAGCAGAAGATGGCGGTGAAGGACAGCAGGCTGTAGAAGCTCAGGATGAGGACGTAGTCGAGCAGGACCAGGGCGCTCACCCGCCTCTTGTCGGAGATGGGAGTCACGACGGAGGGCAGCGAGTGCTGGCACATGAACGAGTAGACGCAGACGCCGAAGAGGTTGGGGACCCCGAGGAGCACGGCGGCCGGCGGGTGGCCCTCACCTTTGCCTTTGCCAATGCGGATCAGTGCCAGGATGATCATCGTGGTGAAGGCTGCAATGGAAAGAAAACAGACAAACATGTCAAGAGGTGCCCACCTTGGCAGTGTCATCACAACCCAGCCGCACGCAGCAGTGGCAAGACTGGCCCTGGGCTCTGCCATATCATGTCCAGGTAGAGGGGCTTGTCCATGAGAGTTCAGACCCCTCTCTGGATGCCCATCTACCGTGCTTGGCATTCTACTGCCTCCTGCTGGGGGCTCCACACCAAGTTGTAATCGGACTGACACACTGGCATGCCCTCAGAACAGTCACATCAACTCACAAATGTGCCCGCTGGGGCACTGAGTGCAAGTTAGCAGGCCAGCTGGCAAATGGGTGCCTGGCATGCGTTCAGGTGTGCTTGGGGTCTTTGGCTCATTCCTGTACCAACATGACAGAGTGCAGTGGACCCCAGACACAGATGGCCGAGGTCAGCACCGGACATCCTGTCACCCGAGAAGGGTCCGTGCCCACCTCAGGTTTGAGTAAATGTGTGGGCACAGAGCCGCTCAGTGACCGTCACACACGGATAACGCGAGGCCACTTTGAGTGGGACGCTGACCACTTATGGGGGTCCCCTCCTCCGGTGACGTCGATTCCCCTTCTTGTACTGACCACTCACACGGGACACCCACGAGCAACTCAAGTGTGGGCCTTTCAGCACTTCATGGGCACACAACAGACAGATGGGCATAGAGCTGGTGAGTCTTACAGACCACTAAGTAGGTAGGCATGGTGCACTGGCAGCCAGCCACATGGGCGGTTCTTCTGTGCCCACTCACACTGCCATCTTGGGTTAAGTGACCAGTAGGCCCTCTGGTGTCTCGCAGATGTCTGTTACACAGGAGACGGGGCACGATGGACTCTTGACCTTCCATGGCACACGTGCCAGGGGTCACTAAAATCGTCAATCAGGCTGACCTGATAACGGAATGCCCATCTTAAGGTGGCAATAACTCAATGAACATGCCAAGCCTGCCACCGAACTTCCTTGCATGAGCGGGCACTCACAGCCCACTCTCCTCTTTATTTCACATCCCTGTCTGAAGTGAAGCCCCCCGCGGTCGGAGGATCCCGTTAATCGGCGGCTCATCGCCTCCACCTTCAAAGCGCCGCCATATGTCAGCTTAAGCCTTCTGTGTGAAGATGGCGCTGCCCACACGACGGCTCTGGGGAGACAAATCAATAGTCTAAAGCCAGGGAGGCGCGCCCGACGCCTCAGTAAGTGGGCAGCTGAGCccgctgcctgatgggaattgtccACGGCCAAGAAGATGAAAGGCCGACCCTCCCGCCCTCGCACTTCAGAGGTCTCGTCTTCAAGCCCCCCTGCCTTCCGATGACATGATAAGCTGCTGCTATGCTGGCACCGCGCCCGTCTTCTCTAACAGTCACCGATCAGAGACAGAGGACGAGTCCAGGGACCCATGAAGGGGGCACCACCTCGAAGAAGCTTCAACTCCGGGGTGCCATGCCTGCAGTGCCAGTCCCGTCACCATCCCAAATCTGAAGAGGGACTGCACGGGGCACACGTGAACAGACCCAGCCCAGGCATTATGCCCAGTCACTCCCCAGATGGCAGGCACTGCACCCCTTCCTTGATGCACAGCAGAGATGGCATTCGGACCCGGGGTCTCAGCTCAAAGGCTAGGCTAGCTAGAGGGCACCCCGTGGCTCGGCCCCCCCACTTTTATTTAGCGTTCCAATTAGGCAGGCAGCCATGTGGGACGCCCGCTTacagcgcaaatgaaaaaacacgAAACCCCAGCCGTTGACTCGGTGAAGGGCACACCGGTTAAATGAGTCAAGTGAGCGGCGCGCTGGGCATCAGGAGTCACCACGTTAATGGGGGCCAACGGTGACACAAATGAGCCTGAATTGCTTATTGATTATCCATCAGGCTCATCAGAAGCACCGCGGCGCTGCAGACAATCACTTAGCTAATAAACGGGCATCGAGGAATGAGAGACGGGCACAAAGAAAGCGACCACGCGGGCCCACACCTGCACCTCCAAGGGCCTTTCGGGTTAAATCCACTCTTTTAAAAGGAGAGGAGCCTTCCTTATGGTTAGTGCCCACTGCCCGCTGCTTTAGGACCCGCAGACACGGTGGGGGGGGCCGCACTGGGCACACCAAGATCAAGAAAAGGGCATCCATTCACATGGCACAAGCAGGTGCTGGCTGGGCTGCTCCTATTTGGGGACTAACTGACCGTTACGAGACCCAGCAGCAGGGCACCTCTCTTGTGAAGACACAGGCTGGTGGTCATTGTGGACCAAAGTGGGGGGCTTCCTCCAGTACCCAGTCCAAGACCAGGCTAACCAGAGGTGACTGACCTTACCAGGCAAAGCCTGATGCTGGCCCACATCAACTGGTTAGCCTGGCAAGTCGGGCAAGACTCCTGTTAAAATGGCTTAGCTTTCTGCTTTTACCCCAACAGGCCACTTGGTTCTGCCATCTGCCTCGGGTTCCCCTGGTACCACACGGGGAGCACTGCTGGCTCAAATGCTCTGGTGCCCCTTCCAAGCGTGGCCCTTGGCATCAGCCTTTTCTTCACCTGGCTGTGTTGTGAGCAGCACCTAAGACTGAGGGCAAAGCCTACCATGCCACTCTGACCTGGCACATAAGACACAAACCTGTGATGCCCTTGTACACCCCTGGCAGAGTAAACCTGCATGCCTCACACTGAAGCCACCCAGCATTTCCACCTTGTCCCTTAAGTTGCAGGCGACTGCATGCCACGAGACTCCCTGGCTACCCAATAGTGGTATTGTGTGACCTCTGACCTTGGCACACAGCGCTCTCATCGCTACCATCAAAAGCTGTATTAGGCTCCATATGGGTTGAACGCGATGCCAGAGAAGACTGGTCAGAAGTACAGCAACATGCCCGTGGGCACAAAGCTGTCACCGAAACAGCCGTCTTGTGCTAATTACTAATTTCGAGGCAGGGCGAGGGCAGCCGTGCTTGAAATGAGGCGCGATGTCGGCGGTGACCTGTGGGCGGCTGCGGCCCGTTGCTCTCCACCACTGAAGCCCCCCTCAGGCCTTGCCCACCTGCGCCTGACACGTTCAGCTCTGCTGTGCAGTCAAGGCATTTGTGGAGGCACCCGCAAGCAGGGCGTGACACCAGTCTATGACGAGCCACTCTCCGTGTGCCAATCGAGCTAACAGGAAAACTCTGCCCAGACAGGGCCAAAGTGCCCCCCTGCCCAGTTTAAATGGCAAACACAGAATTCAGACTGGAATTCACACGGGCGCTGCTTATGGCCCACAACCCAAGGAGTGCCAGTGTAGAGGCCAGTCTGGCTGGGGTGGACCTTCTTGAACTTGTAAGAAACACGTGGGCACCTCTGACTCGATCCACATAGTGAGGTGCCTGCGTGCAGCTGCCttgggctccagcagacacccctaTCGGCTCACCAGCCAAGATCTCCACAATCACTGGCAGGATACCAAATAAACCCAAGACTGGGCACGGCGGGCAGCGAGCACCTGGCCAATGGTGGGTCGCGTTTTCAAGGACACCGCAAGTGGCCCCTGCTTTTTAATTGAACTCTGCCAGCCTATTTGTCACCATCTTGGCCACTAGGAGGTCACACTGCGTGTCACCCTGGTGGCTCTGCACTGGTATGTGGGTCCCTTAACTGTCACTGATTGAGCTGCGTGTCTTGGAGCTTTCAGGTGGTGATTTGTGCCTCGTGGTCATCGGGTGGTCACCGGGTGGTCACTCACTTTGTTTGCTGGGAGCTTCGGccttcactgttttgtttttttaattctttctcaCTCGCTGAGACAAAACCAAAAAGCCCATCGACTGGCACGCGTCCCCAAGCAGACAGATTGATCCCTCGCAGCGCCGCGGGTGCTTAAAGCAGAGCTTCTTGTCACGGCTCTGACCAACGGGATCATTTATCAGCTGGGCAGCGGGCCTCCATGTGACAGTGGCGGCTTGGCGCTTCTCACCTGATTTCACAAAACGGCGGGCAGCCAGCAGGGGGGCTTCAGCAGACTCGGTGATCGGATGTCTGGCCCTAGGAGACCCACTGGCATTACGAGGGGCACCATCCGTCCTTGAATCTGAGAATATGGGCATATAAAACTAAAATCACAAAAGACCACCAACCGACACGGGCACCTGGCAAGCAAGAAGCACAACTCCCAAGGGACGGGCACAGCTTTGACATCAGCCACACTCCCTCTGGATGCCATCTTCATTTACGTGCTGGGGCTTTCCTGCCGCATCATCAGTCACTGGCACACCTGGCACTGGGTATCTGCACTGCTGGGGGTTTGAGAACTTAAACTGCTAAACATGCAGCGTGCCCCGCCAGGCGTGGCGATGACCTCAGTGCGACTATACAAAGGGGGCTTCATTTGAGGGACTCCCCTCTGGGCGTACAGCCGTCACCTTCTGCTCTTTGTGACAGAACTACTGGAGCCACCGCCCCCGACTCGGACCCCCCACAGGACATCAGCGCTCATTTTGTGACGTGGCCGAGTCGCACCTCCGTCTTCAGGGCGGCCCAACAGTGCCACCTAAACTGGGAGAAAGTCGCCAAGGCACCACGTCGCCCCGCTGCAGGCATAAATAAGCGAAGACGAGGAGCCGACGTGTTAATTCTGCGCTAACGAGATGGCGCTGATTGTAATTAGCAGTCACAGGTGCACGGCTGATTAATTAATGGCCTTTACATATTCATCTTCATCACGCGACTCGCACCGCGGGGGCACCGCGTCAATAAACCGAGAGACGTCACGCCCGTCACTTCCATCCTCGCTGCGCGGCGGAAAACCGAGGCCAGGCTTCATGGCGCCCGCTCCGCCGTCGTCACTTTCCGCTGTCATCACTTGATACTGTTGTCCCGTTGTCGTCACTTTGCACTGTTGTCAGTTTGTGCCATCGGCATGTTGGCGTCACTTCCACCAATGCCACTTTTGTTTGGCCAACGCCCATCAACGCTGGGACACACAAATCGCCCCCATGATGCCACAGCGGAGAGAACTGGCCAGCAGTTCACTTAGCAGACCCCCCGGGCCTCATCAATTGGCACACCTGCACCAGCACTACAAAGATGAAGAAGATGCCACCTCGCCTCCCAGGGGCGTCTGCTTAACCCACCGAACAAGATTCACAAAAATAGCCCAAGTGCGGCCCCCCTTTGTTTCTGTCGGCATGAAATCCTCTTTTCAACGCATAAACTCGACTCCTGAGCCTTTCATCCGGTGCCAGTGAAGTGTATAATTTATCCTACGCCATGGCGGAGTGCCACCCGGTGCACTACGAAACAAAGAGATAGTGGGGAAGCCATTTAGAATCATTAGCTGGCCCGATTGCTTCGGAGACGTGACATCTGACATCCATCACAAAGGAGCGAGGACGACGTGGCCGGCGCACAAAGGGCTCCCGTTCAGGCGCTCGCCGAGGAGCAGACGTGATTCAGTGGGCCGCGCCACCGCTTAATGATGCTGCCCGGGTATTTTTGGCAACGCTTCATGAGTGACGGCCCAATCGAGGCTCGCGCCGGTGTCGCGGTGACAAATGAGCTCCCGTCACAAGTGACGGTGACAGAATGGCCAGATTAGGATCAGTGCTGGCCTGAGCCAGGGAGAGGATGTGCCAGGCTGGACCCTTTGGCCTTGCCTTGATTAAAGTGGAAGCTGGCACGCAGGCCTTCTCATATTTTCATGTCTCTGCCCCTTGCCCCTCTGCCAAGTAAAGTGACTGATGCACCACGAAAACACCAGGCTGTGACAATGGCGCCCAGGCCTCCAGGGTTTACCCCAAATGCTGGGCACGCCGTGGCTTCTCTTTTTGTGACGAGTGCCGCTGGTCACCGTCTCGTCGGATTCAATGGGACATTCGCTGCCCACCTTGGGACAGACTGGCGGGACACGTGCTGCGCCTGCTGGGTTTGGCTTCAGGGGGGTGCCACCTGGGTGCCCTTAAATTCGCACACAGCAAGTCATGAAAGTGCTGGGCACTCATGACGTTCCTTCTCTGCCACCACCACGCAGCCCCTCTGGAGACACACGGATGGATGTTCAGAGCTGGCATGAAGAGTCTTACCATCAGAGTGGCGCCCGTCTCGGCGGGCTTTGCGTGTTCCGCTTTCAGTCCTCGGCGTGTGACTGTGCCCCGCTCCCAAGTGGCACTGCCTCCAGCATTTTGCCCTTTGGCCTCAAGTTCAGGGTTGTTGTCGGGTGTCCTCAGCACAGTGAAATCCTAACTCGTGTGGCATCAGTGACACACAAACAAACATGTGCCCCCGAACACAGAACGGGCAAACTGACAACTCGTCACTCGACATCCGAGCAGATCAAGCAGCGTGACACAGCGAACAGACACCGGGCACAGCTGGGGTCTCGAGGAGGGGTGACCACAGGTCAGGGGTCACCCGGGGAAGCTTGGCTCATTCTAGCAGATGCCAAGCAAAAGCCAGGCCTGGCCACACAAGTGACCACCAGGTGGCGCTCAAAGCCACGTCAGAGGGTCCACCGAGTCCAGAACGAGTGGGGAGGTGGGCCCAGGGGCGACGTGCCAGGCGGTACACATTAGGGGGCCTCGACACTGCCAGGCACCGTGCTGTGCCATCTCGCCCGTGTCCTGATGGGCTATTTAAAGTAAATGAATTCAAATGAGGTGGCAGATTAAACGTCCTCATTAGGGCGAGCGACTCTGATGAGCAGTAAACAGCGTGGCGCGGCGCAGCATCTGAAAGGTCACCGAGCCACAGGAGAACGCCCGCTGCCTTGTCAGTCAAAGGGAGTACACAAGTGCCACCCATGCCCACTTCAGATCCTTGGTAAGAAGGGTGCGTTAACAGCCTCCTtcacttttaaaatcagaaaccaagTCTGGAAAGCTGGCATATGTCAAAAAAAGGGAGAGTGCCGGGACAAGCGGGCAGCTGCGTGGCACAGCAGGCAGCCATCTTCGCCCGTGGGGCCGACGCCCCACTAACAAACAGTTGGATGTGCCCAGTTGGACTGGCATCTTGTGGCTACCATGCACCAATGCCCTGGTGCCCACCGACTCTGTGAAGCAAGGACAGGGCATGACAACGTGGCACCACAAACAGGTGGACACAGGGAGGTAGAATCGCCAGGCTGGTCCCATCACACGGCCTGCTGCACAAGGCCTTGCCAGGCTTACCCCATTAGGTGGCTCTTCCTCAGACTGTCCAGGCCCAGGCCAATGCCCGATTTGCTGTCCCCGCGGGTTCAAGTATGGAGTCTGGCCTTCTGTAAGGTGGCTTTCAACTGTGCAGCCCTCGCCCCCATGCCAGGGCACATGTTCTGCAGACGCTCTGCACTTGCCCCATTTCTGCATTTCTCACAGGCAGATCTAAAGTGAGTAACGCCACACGGGCTCTCAAGTGTGCCATGGAGGTGCCCACCACAAAAGGGAGCAAACGGCGGGTAGACGCAAAGAGCTGGGGGCGCACAGGCAGGGCAGCCCCACAATGGCACAGGTAAAAGGTCAAGTGAGAGGGCAGCCTTACCAATCCAGCGCATGAGCGAAGTGCCAATCTGAAGATATTTGGTTTTCTGAACGTTGAAAAACGTGAAGGGTCCCAGGAGGAGCGTGAAGACGGTCTGAAAGACAAGAGCAGAAAGGCCAGTTAGACGGCGTGACGATGACAGAGGACGAGGACAATGACAAGCAAGCAGGCACAAGAAAAGATGAGAACatccaacaaaataaaataaagtcgcATTTGAACCTGCAGATACAAGAAAAACGGTCTGCGAGAAACCACGAACGGTAAAAGAGGTGCCAGGATATGAGCGGGCAAAGCAGGGCTGGCACCTCGAGTGCCCGCCGGGCACAGCAGGTCTTCTAGGGACACCGGCGCCCGTGACAGGACGCGCCACCGACAGGGCCTGGCTGAGGGTCGACAAGAAAGGAGCTGAAGCCGAGTCTCGGTGGCCCTGCTGCTGTCCCCACTGCCCACAGGTGACACCCTCCTGTGGCTAAGGCATCCACCCCGACGTGACACTGATCCCAAAACTACTACAGGCCGTGACAAGGAGTGACAACTCGGGCACACTGAACGCAGTTACACAagacgaaaggcactatatgagaacGTGGGACACGTCACCTGGACAGAGCCACACACAGCAGCGCATCTCCTCTGGTTTAACGTCAGCAGGAGTCAAGCGGTGCCCAGCCATGCCAGCCTCCACACATCATGTTGTGCCCACGCGGGTTGCCCTCACTTACCTAAACGAATGCCGAGAAGCGGCAATGACTCGTGCGCCATCTTGATCTGCCAACACTGCCCGGCTTTAATGTGTGCCACGGGCTTTGCCAGCTCTCATCTCAAGAACAACAGGGACAATAAATCCAACACAGCTTCACAACGGAG comes from Polypterus senegalus isolate Bchr_013 chromosome 17, ASM1683550v1, whole genome shotgun sequence and encodes:
- the LOC120517220 gene encoding transmembrane protein 104-like — translated: MAGGITDTGELYSPSVGLVYMFNLIVGTGALTMPKAFATAGWVVSLVLISVLAFMSYITTTFVIEAMAAANAQLRWKRRENQKFAVCDRLRDELYALKTTDGEEEVGLSGSASIAFKANLHDVSNELTRGSDREIFTINSSRHLCFQHPAAYAVADLDPLLFIGASQFRKSTKSRRAVWCTCCSRRQRQMEIVAHEKPTPMNECPTSRHLDLSIADGGSNATLFYFVGCSHLFLCLLACHCPRPLSSSRRLTGLSALVFQTVFTLLLGPFTFFNVQKTKYLQIGTSLMRWIAFTTMIILALIRIGKGKGEGHPPAAVLLGVPNLFGVCVYSFMCQHSLPSVVTPISDKRRVSALVLLDYVLILSFYSLLSFTAIFCFDSGVLKDMYTLNFTDSCDVIGVAFLRYFLGLFPVFTISTNFPIIAVTLRNNWKTLFHRGGTYPWVVDRVVFPLITLVPPIIVAFCTHDLETLVGITGAFAGTGIQYIIPACLVYFGRKDVGLTYGDAADNKHRSPFHHVFWVWFVLVWAGSCLMFVTANIVLTETKH